The genomic DNA ttctggctctatcaatctgtttctttacttccgcaggtgggtattgtagttgtaagaaagcttgacagagatcttgtaggtgtttgtctctgaggggttggagcaaatgcggttgtatcgcagagcttggctgtagacgatggatcgtgtgatgtggtcagggtgaaagctggaggcatgcaggtaggaatagcggtcagtaggtttccggtatagggtggtgtttatgtgaccattgtttattagcattcaggggacaccatcacagggcctaataacaccagccacaccatcagaggctcgttcacctgcacatccaccaatgtgatatgccatcatgtgccagcaatgcccctctgccatggacattggtcaaactggacagtctctacgtaaaagaataaatggacacaaatcagatgtcaagaattataacattcataaaccagtcggagaacacttcaatctctctggtcacgcaatcacagacatgaaggtcgctatcttaaaacaaaaaaacttcaaatccagactccagcgagaaactgctgaattggaattcatttgcaaattggatactattaatttaggtttaaatagagactgggagtggctaagtcattatgcaaagtagcctatttcctcttgttttttccttcccccctccccccccccccgatattctggtttaacttggatttaaacttggagagtggtcagtttggatgagctattaccagcaggagagtgagtttgtgtgggggggtggagggggtgagaacctggatttgtgctggaaatggcccaacctgatgatcactttagataagctattaccagcaggacagtagggtgggaggaggtattgtttcatattctctgtgtatatataaagtctgctgcagtttccacggtatacatccgatgaagtgagctgtagctcacgaaagctcatgctcaaataaattggttagtctctaaggtgccacaagtcctccttttctttttgaacattcataaaccagtcggagaacacttcaatctctctggtcactcgatttcagacctaaaggtcacaatattacaacaaaaagacttaaaaaacagactccaacaagagactgctgaattggaattaatttgcaaactggatacaattaacttaggtttgaatagagactgggagtggatgtgtcattacacaaagtaaaactatttccccatgtttatttcccacctcccccaccccccactgctcctcggacgttcctgttaactgctggaaatggcccaccttgattatcactacaaaaggttctcttccccccccccacccctgctggtaatagctcatcttaagtgatcactctcctaacagtgtgtatgataacacccattttttcatgttctgtgtgtatataaatctcctcactgtattttccactgaatgcatccgatgaattgagctttagctcacaaaagcttatgctcagataaattggttagtctctaaggtgccacaagtcctccttttctttttgcgaatacagactaacacggctgctactctgaaaccttaaaaaaacAGTTACAGGCAATGTTGCATGTTTTGACTAAAAGCTAACATTGATATTGTGGTACTTTCCAAGGCTTCAGGGACGTCAGTGTGCCTAGGTAGTACTGTTCCATTAATAGTTTGATATGCAAATAATGTTATAAAAAATTGTGTGAGGAGGGGGAATACTTAATGTAAAGATGGATTCCATTGCATATCCCATATCCGATATAGCTAGGATGAGGCTCTTCCTTACAGCATAGCTTTCTGAGTTTCTCCTCATGCCTTCATTTGGGATGCATGCTGTATGCCATCTTTACTCTTATGAACATTGTGTGCATGGCTGTAAAAATTATACTTCCTTCTTCATTTAGGTTTTATACAAAATCAGAACTTCCAGAAGACCAATTGTTTCTAAAGCAAAAGCAGCCTCTTTCAAAGTTGAAATACTCGGTCTGGAAGAACAGTTAAGTACCCTTGTCATTAATCATCTTATATTTAAGAATGCAAATGTATGGCAAACATACTGTAATCATTGGTTCTTGAAGCTGTCTCTAAAACAAGATTAATTGATTTCTGAAGTGTCTTGTTGGCTAACCAGAATTTTGTCAGTTTTTAAATGCATAAAATCTTATGACTGTTGAATTGTACTAACATGCCATTCTTAAACTGTTCTAGGTTTTGATTTGAAACCTGTTTCATGGTCATTAAAAATAGCAAACCCTCCTTGTATTTCAGAAGGCAAAAGATAAAATTTCTTTTTTGATTACTGTACTTCAGTATAGTATCATGTAATCATTGAAATATTTTAGATAGTGGACTTGATATATTCCACCTTACCAGTCAACCTCTTGATTTTATTATTGGCCATGCAGTCCACACTAACCAGCAAGTTGCAATGTTTTTCTGTCAATATGACAGTTGATTTCTGCTATTCAAAATTCTGAGGAAGAGGTATTGATTTCATATTGCCTAAAGAAAATGAGACTTCTAAAACAATGTCATGTCATTACCAATTTAAGACTCAAGGACAATTTTACTGTATTTTCAGGACTAATGTGAACTGTACGGACACGGAGCCTTTGAAGGAGGAGCGCATAAAAGTCATTGCCTCTGAATTAGGTGGGATACTTTAAAGTTTTTAATGCTTTACATGGGTGGTAGAAAAGGAAGAAATGGGTGGGTGAATATCTAAATACCTGACTCATTCATTTCCCTGGGAGGCTTCCAAAAACAGTCTCCATGTGGATACATGAAACATCACAAACAACTACCTCTGATGCTCCCCAAATATGCCATCTCTGTAATGTGATACCAATCTGTACTCTGAGGAGTGACTTCTGTGCAAGCCATGTAACAgttattttttaagaaaagctTATTTAGTAGTAAGATGGTCACCTATAGATCTCTAAACTCCCATGTTTAAATTATTTGTAATTTGGAAATGGTGTGTGAAGCAACACAGATATGGAAACTTTATTCTTACAGGCATGAGGACAAATGGGAGTCAGCAGGTCTTGAGTTCTGATtatggctctgccactgatttgctatgTTGCCTTGGGCAAAGCTGCTTCATTTTTCTGTCTCCAGGCTCCATGTCGGGAAAAGATGTCTCCTAGTTGAAGAAGTTCAGGCCAGATGTATGCTAAAAACTTGTTGCCAGcttagctatgttggtcaggggtctGATGAGGTGTGACTGATGTTGCTCTGCTGCCAAAAGCCCCTACTGTAGATTCAGTTTTTGCTGGTATACCTTATTTTGTTAGGAGGGGTGGTATAAGTTTTATACTGGAAAAAGTTTTCCCAGTATGAATTGCATCcacgcaagagtgctttgctgctgtagtaTACCAGTATCACTATACCGGCAAATCCTTGCAAGTGTTGACCTGGCTTCAGTCTATTTATCCAAGAGAAGTTTTGAGGTGATTTGATCAGTCTACCAATACCTGTATGGGGAAGAGACTTCTGACAGGAAAGGGCACTTTAGTATAGCAGGAAAAGGCATATTtggatccagtggttggaagctgaaactagacaaattcagatacgaaataaggtgcacatttttaacagcgagTGTAATTCACCATTGGAACACCTTACCTAGGGATGTTGTGGAGTCTTCATaatctgaagtctttaaatcaggactgGGTATCTTTAGGAAAGAGATGCTATAAAGTTTAATCAGAAGTTAGTGCCCTGATGCACAGTTTACTGAGCAAGGTTCTTTGGCCTTTGTTacgcaggagatcagactagaagaTTGTAATGGTCTCTACTGGCCTTAATGCCTGTGAATCATTTTCCTTATGGGTTTCCAGCTTGCTTCATTTAGTTGGCATCTCAAATCTGCTTGTGGAAAATGGTCTGCTGACCATCTTGGTAGCAGTTTAGTTATATGCTCTTTTATTCAATTTTGCTTTTCCTTCCCCTGTGCTAGGCTTTCCGTGCTGCACCGTCGGAGACATAACAGAGAATCTTTGCCAGGATGTGTTTTTAACCTGTACAAGTCTATTTCAAATTTGTAATCCAAGAAACATGAGCCTTTTTGTTCGCATTTACTTACTGTCTTCCTTTAAAACTAATGGTGCTTTTTGCCATGCATTCTGTGATGCACTGTGCAAGAGGTACTATAAAAACAGTACATCGTATTTTTAATACACAAAGGAAAAGTTGTCATAACTTCTTGCATGCCTCTTTCAACAGACCAGAGGAATAAACCTAGTCATGCTGTGGAAGAACTGAAGTATCGCAAGGCTCTTAAAATCGCTCTAGATATTTTGAGTGCCTCTCCAAAACAAGTAAGGCCTTCAGTCGAGGGACGAACTACTCGATCAgcccagaaagaaaagaaaataagaacTTCATTATCTCCTCCTGTGACTAGGTGTCCAATATCTCCCCCAAAAATAGAattggaagggggtgagaccttgaagaagaaaagggaacaaaagaCACCCAGCCCACAAACTgatacaaaaaaaaccaaacaaaaatgtcGGCTCAGTTCCAAGGAGACAGCTAAAACGTGTGGAAATGGAAGAAAATCTTCAGTATCTAAATCTGGGGACTTTTCTAGCACGTGGAGGTCAGAAGGTCAGCATTGCAAGACATCTAAATCAAAAGTAAAAACATTAACTAAACAGAAAAAAGTAAAATCCAAATTGTTGCCAAAGTCGAAAACAGGAAAAAGCTCATCACTTTTGCTAAAAGAGAATGAGAAAagtaagaaaggaagaaagagaccAAGAGATGCAGGCGAACCCTCATCTCTTAGCACTAAATTTCCAGATGATTCAGAACATGTTTTTGTTAGAGAGAGTACCCCAGTATCTGCTTTCTGCAATTCTACTATGTTAATATCTGCTGGAACAAGGCCAAATGTTAGGGGTCTGCGCAAAAAGAGATTTCTGGATTTTTCTATTACAAGTACCTCACCTGAATTAGAGAGTAACATCAGTGAAGAGAGAGACGCTCCTGCaaggaaatataaaatgttaGATGGGAGCAAAAAGCCTGTGAATTCAAAGTGTGCTAGCTGGAAACAAAGGACTACTGCAGTTTCACCTCTGCACAGAAAAGGGGGATGCATAAGTTGCTATGAACCTTTATTTGGGGCTTCTAAACACAAAAAATATTCTGATAGCCCTCTTTCTGAGCTTAAAAAAGAGGAGAATAAGGATACTTCACACAGTCCTGTGAATAAAGCTAAAAACTGTCAGCTACCTGATTTTGATGAAGACGAAGAAGGTAGAGTATTTCATTGGGGGAACTAGGACTTTTGTCATTTGATTTTCAAATATTGCTTATCTATTTTTGTGGGAAGTTGCAATATCTTGGGGAAGGGATTCTCTGAATACTCATTTTATACTAAAGTCCATCATGGCCAGTCCCTCTgactttatcttttttaaaaaaaaaaaaagtttccctgaaATTTAAATGTGGAAACTGTTCAGTCATATTGGCTAGAAGGAAGATATTTCCCTGTTTGGGAAATTTCAGAATTGCTCAGTGAGATGGACAGTTCAACAGTTTCTGCATTCCAACAATGCTTTGGGTTGAGAGTTACGATACAGAATAATTTACCAGTACTAGATGTGATTtactaaattttatttttgttgtttgttaaaCTCTTCATTTAGGAAGTTTTTACAAATCCTATTCATGTAAATATCCGATACAATAATCATTACAACAGTGagcttttgtttagagaaacattaTACAGTGGTATAATCATTGGCTCTCTCTACTAACAAGATGTTAGTGTGGGGGGACAATGAGCATCTTTACAGTACCCATAACATATCATTTCCGCTTTACTAAATGTTTTAACTTTTTGTGCACTGTCAGATAATTATCTGCCTATTTTGCAGTTCAATGTTACTAAGAAATATAGTGGAAACTTGCAAACCTTCCATTAATTGGTAGGATTTTTCCTGCTCTTCAGCATTCTAATAACTGATAAGTTTCTTAGCGCACTTTTTAGGGGTTCTGGTTCCTTCGCTGAACAGTTCACGTGAAAATTGCACAAGCTTATATTTTAATGCCTTGTTGATTCCTCCTGTAATTCTCCAGTGTTAATTCTTGGCTTCAGTCTCCTTCATCGTTTGACCTTGGCTTGATGTTTTACTACTTGAATATCTACAATTTCTACATCCATTGACAAGTGTATTGTTATAAGGAGGCAGATAATCTTTGGCAATATTTGTATTTTGAGCAGTCAATTTCACACCTTGCCTCTCTTACTGCTCTTTTGTATCttgtttgatttctttttttcccaaatTCACTGTTCTAAAGAGCGTCAATTGTTCTATTTCAAATTACGAAGTCAATTAAATTAGTAACAAGTGTTTAGATGCTTCCTTGCCACTACATTTTTTCAAAGACTGTCTTAGTCAAAACCAAGCCATAGCTTGCTGCTTTCTTTATTTTCATACTGTGCAAAGAAGCAGGCTAGTATCATATCTACAAAtatattcttatttttttccagtgtgtggGACAACACTGAACTTCTTACTTATGGATTAATCTCTGTAGATCCTGTTGTGTGGCTTAGTGGAATCATATGATGCAGACGAGTAGCCACTTCATCGCATACCCTATGGCCTCAGGGCAGCCCAGCATGCAGTCcctcacctcagtttcccttcttggaTCCCCAAACAACTCCGCACAAGGTTTTTCCAGTCTGGTCACCACTGCCTTCTGTAGGGTTTAATTTATTAACTTAAAGTTTCAAAACTAAATGCAAAAGTTGTCTCTCCAGCCTTTATCTAGTTTATAGACAAAACTCCCCTGGTCGGTCAGAGTCCCTTTTGCCTTTGCAGGCTACTCCCAGTTCTTCCTAGCTGGAGCAATTCCCTTGGTCTCAGGGTCTTCCCTGCAGGAGCTCCTCTGCAGTCTTCTGAGCTTCCCCCTGACTGCAGCCATCTTCTGCCCTTCATATGGAATTGCCTTATTCCCCTCAGGTAGGGCTCATTGTGTAATCAGGGTTGGTTTGGCCCCAGGCTCCCTAGCCCAAGGGCAAGCCACCCTGTAAAATATGGCTAAATACCTGTGAACTAATTCGTGTGTATCATTTTATATTTGAATAATTATTTCTCCAGTACTCAACACTGCTACTAGCTTGTCTGTCTAAAATGTATTATATTGTTTCCTTCAATTCAGGCAGTCCATGCAACCTTTTGACTTTCTCCCTTTCTCTAAGTCATAAGGATTCTACCCTAGCAGaagtctcttccccacccccttcttttTTAAAGATCCT from Lepidochelys kempii isolate rLepKem1 chromosome 25, rLepKem1.hap2, whole genome shotgun sequence includes the following:
- the PWWP3A gene encoding PWWP domain-containing DNA repair factor 3A isoform X1, whose protein sequence is MTDQEYILCKWKNRLWPAKVLYKIRTSRRPIVSKAKAASFKVEILGLEEQTNVNCTDTEPLKEERIKVIASELDQRNKPSHAVEELKYRKALKIALDILSASPKQVRPSVEGRTTRSAQKEKKIRTSLSPPVTRCPISPPKIELEGGETLKKKREQKTPSPQTDTKKTKQKCRLSSKETAKTCGNGRKSSVSKSGDFSSTWRSEGQHCKTSKSKVKTLTKQKKVKSKLLPKSKTGKSSSLLLKENEKSKKGRKRPRDAGEPSSLSTKFPDDSEHVFVRESTPVSAFCNSTMLISAGTRPNVRGLRKKRFLDFSITSTSPELESNISEERDAPARKYKMLDGSKKPVNSKCASWKQRTTAVSPLHRKGGCISCYEPLFGASKHKKYSDSPLSELKKEENKDTSHSPVNKAKNCQLPDFDEDEEGLESSDLSLKFSSPGEISLDTTLVDEEEEEEDEELPSILLRQEPCSIEPGMLVWCKLPRYPYWPAVIKRVTRKYKKANVRLIEAGMNGKTAKGFSIGLRNLKHFDCKEKQKLIDKAKEDYSQEIEWCIELIADYRVRVGCRSFTGSFLEYCADDISYPVRKEVNHGKIQMTFPIVAEEDLEDSLSETTPIKPSKKVLPDRMRAARDKANLKIVDFIVKTKGAEEHLLAILKSKKQSRWLREFLNSSQYMTCETYLEDEEQLDLVVNYLQEVCHEIDTRKLDVKNGDRIKFILDVLLPEAIIYAISAVDDIDYKKAEEKYIKGPSVSKREREIFDKEILEKKKLELLKTDLAPEDSV
- the PWWP3A gene encoding PWWP domain-containing DNA repair factor 3A isoform X2; this translates as MTDQEYILCKWKNRLWPAKVLYKIRTSRRPIVSKAKAASFKVEILGLEEQTNVNCTDTEPLKEERIKVIASELDQRNKPSHAVEELKYRKALKIALDILSASPKQVRPSVEGRTTRSAQKEKKIRTSLSPPVTRCPISPPKIELEGGETLKKKREQKTPSPQTDTKKTKQKCRLSSKETAKTCGNGRKSSVSKSGDFSSTWRSEGQHCKTSKSKVKTLTKQKKVKSKLLPKSKTGKSSSLLLKENEKSKKGRKRPRDAGEPSSLSTKFPDDSEHVFVRESTPVSAFCNSTMLISAGTRPNVRGLRKKRFLDFSITSTSPELESNISEERDAPARKYKMLDGSKKPVNSKCASWKQRTTAVSPLHRKGGCISCYEPLFGASKHKKYSDSPLSELKKEENKDTSHSPVNKAKNCQLPDFDEDEEGLESSDLSLKFSSPGEISLDTTLVDEEEEEEDEELPSILLRQEPCSIEPGMLVWCKLPRYPYWPAVIKRVTRKYKKANVRLIEAGMNGKTAKGFSIGLRNLKHFDCKEKQKLIDKAKEDYSQEIEWCIELIADYRVRVVVLLQDPSWNTVLMTSAIIYAISAVDDIDYKKAEEKYIKGPSVSKREREIFDKEILEKKKLELLKTDLAPEDSV